The genomic region CACTATTTAATGAAAGTAGATTCCCAACAAGACAAAAATTTATAAAATTTGTTAGAGCATTAAATGAAAAACAAGCTACAGAGTATATTTATGCATACTTTGGCAGTAAAAATAAAATAAAGAGACATAACATCAAAATTGAAGAAATTAAGGAAATTCCGTTGGACGAAGTTCCAGATAGGAGAATAAAAGATATTGCTAAGCTAGACAAGATTATTTTAATGTGATAAATCATGTCCGATCAGCAAGAGAATAAAGTAGTAATATCTTTGGACGACTTATTAGCGCAAGCTCAACTCTTAAAGAAACAAATAGATGATCTCTCGGCAGCTAGAGCTGAACTATTAGACTCTGTAGCTTCAATTGAAGCCGCTAAAGCTTCTATACAA from Acidianus ambivalens harbors:
- the rpl18a gene encoding 50S ribosomal protein L18Ae — protein: MEEIKVYMVKGTALFNESRFPTRQKFIKFVRALNEKQATEYIYAYFGSKNKIKRHNIKIEEIKEIPLDEVPDRRIKDIAKLDKIILM